TCTGGTGAAGTTTTTGCCTTATATAATTACATTACTTATATTTTGGTTGAACTTATTAAATTTGCTAACCTCATTATCAATATCAGTAAGTCAATTGCCTGTTCAAAAAGAATCAATGCTTTATTTGAAGTTGAACCGAGTTTAAAATTTAAAGAACACGTTAAAATAAATGATGATTATCTGACATTCGATAATGTTTCTTTTAAGTATAATAAAGATGGTAAAGAAGCGATAAAAAATGTCAGTTTTAAAGTTGAAAAAAATCAGACTATTGGAATCATCGGTGGTACCGGTGCAGGAAAAAGTACTTTGATTAATCTTTTGTGCCACAGTTATGATTTGAATGAAGGTGAAATTATTTATAAAGGCTATCCACTTTCTTCTTATAGCTTAGAAGAAATAAGAACTAATATTGGTCTTGTTCCCCAAAAAGCAGTATTATTTGAAGGAACAATTCGTTCTAACCTTTTATGGGGTAAAAAAGATGCTAGTGAAGAAGAGATACAAAAAGCTTTAGAAATTTCCCAAAGTGAAGACGTTATAAAACATAAAGCGAAAGGCTTAGATGAACCGGTTGAACAGAACGGACGAAATTTTTCCGGCGGTCAAAAACAAAGATTAACCATAGCAAGAGCTTTGGTTAAAAATCCGGAAATCTTAATATTAGATGATAGCAGTTCGGATTTAGATTTTAAAACGGATAAAGATCTGCGAATGAAGTTCAAGGAAATAAAGAATATGACAATCTTCTTGATTTCTCAAAGAACTTCTTCTCTGACAAACTGCGATAAAATTTTAGTTTTAGACCATGGAGAATTAGTAGCTCAAGGTACTCACGAAGAACTTTTAAAGAATTGTAAGTTATATCAAGATATACATTATTGCCAATTTGAAAGGGAGGAAACTAAATGAAAAAGAGCAATCTTTCCTTTTTGATGGGATACTTAAAAAAACATATAGCATTATTGATAATTTCGATAATCTGCAGTTTATTAGCTAGTCTTTTGACGTTATACATTCCTTATGTTGTTGGACAGAGCATTGATGTTCTTAAACTTGGTCAAGATCAAGTTGATATGCAGAAGATATTGTTCAATTGTCTTTTAATTCTTATCTCAGCAATTATCATTGCTATAAGTCAATATTTTTCCGGTGTTATCAACACAAAAATTTGCTATAACATCACCAGAGATTTGCGCCGTGACTTAAATGGTAAAATTCATCGCTTGCCTTTAAAATACTTAGACAATCAGCCGGTTGGTCAAATTGTCAACAGGGTAATATCTGATGTTGAAATAATCAGCGATGGACTCATCATGGGTTTTAATCAATTATTTTCTAGCGTTATAACTATCATTGCTTGCTTAGTCATTATGTTCGTTATGAATTATAAGATTGCTGCAGTTGTTGTTATATTTACTCCATTATCTATTTTTGTCGCTCGCTTCATATCTAAATCAACATTTAATCTTTTTAAAAAGCAATCCACTATCAAAGCTTCACAGACTGGTTTTATCAATGAAATGATAACAAATGAGAAAATTGTTCAATCATTCCAGATGGAAAAAGAGAATAATGGAGTGATGAAAAAGTATAATGATGAACTAGAAAATATTGGTATTAAAGCTGTTTTCTTTTCAAGCATTGCTAATCCATCAACTCGTTTTATCAATGCTATCATCTATGCTGGCGTAGCCTTGACTGGAGCTTTGCTCTGCTTAGGACCAGATCCGATAACCATCGGTGTTCTTTCTTCTTTCTTATTTTATGTTAATCACTATACTAAACCTTTTAATGAAATAACGGAAGTTATTGCTGAACTTCAAAATTCTTTTGCTACAACAAGCAGAGTCAAAGAACTTTTAGAAGAAGAGGAAGAAGTAAAAGAAGGAGATATTATCCTTGAAAAAGCGGAAGGCGATATGGATATCGAACATGTCAATTTCCAATATACTCCTGAAGTTCCACTTATAGTTGATTTCAATCTTTCAGTTAAAAAAGGAACTAAAGTTGCTATTGTTGGACCGACAGGTTGTGGTAAAACAACTTTGATAAATCTTTTAATGCGTTTTTATGATCCGCAAAAAGGTGAAATAAAAATCGATGAAAAAAATCTTAAAGATATTACCAGACATTCTCTGCGCGACAATTATGGAATGGTTTTACAAGAGACATGGTTGAAAGAAACAAGTATTAAAGAAAATGTAAAGATGGGAAAAGAAGATGCTACTGATGAAGAAGTCATAGAAGCTCTTACTGAATGCCACTGCATGAAGTTTGTCAACCAATTAGAAAAAGGCATCGATACCATAATTAAAGAAGATGGTGGTGGTCTGTCGCAAGGACAAAAACAACTTTTATGTGTCAGCAGAATAATGTTGACCAAACCTCCGCTTTTGATCTTAGATGAAGCTACTTCTTCAATCGATACGAGAACTGAAATCAAAATTCAAGAAGCTTTTAATCAATTGATGGAGGGAAAAACCTCATTTATTGTTGCCCATCGTCTTTCAACGATTAAAAATGCGGATATCATTTTAGTTATGAACAATGGAAACATAATTGAAATGGGAAACCATGAAGCTTTATTAGAGAAAAAAGGTTTCTACTATAATTTATATAATAGTCAATTTAAATTGAGTTAATTTTAAAAGACCTTTTTGAGATTATAGCAGGTCTTTTATATTGTAAAAAAATTAAATGAGAAAATCAGTTTATTATAATGTACTAAACATAATATTACTTTCTTTATTATGTAGTAATTTTCCATCATATTTAATGCTAAAATACTTTTGTAAAAGGCTTTTTAAATAAGTACATGATTATAGACTTATATTGAAAAAGATTTTAAAGAGGATGAAAATGGTAAATAAATTTTTGAAAATTTTATTGCTGACAACAACTATTACTCCTTTACTGGCATTCAATTACGTCTCTCGTGATAAACAGAATATTCAACATCAATATCTTTTAAATTTTGAAGCGAATGGTGGAAGTGAAGTTTCTCCACTGATTTACATCAATGAAGATACAACTTTTAAAATGCCGACTACCAAAAAATATGGTTATACTTTTGGTGGATGGTACTTTGATAACGATACTTTTGAAAAACCATTTTATGTTGGATCTTCTATTATCGATGAAAATACTACTTTATATGCTAAATGGGTTTTAAAGACGGTGAAAGTGTATCTTGATACATTTTATGAAGATGAGTTTGAACCATTGATTTACAATGTTGGTGATACTTTTCACCTTTCAAGCCTTCCGGAAGTTGTAAAAAATAAAAAGACTAATGGTTTATCTTTTTCATTTAAAAATTGGGTTAGAGGCGATGAGAAAGAAGTGGTGGATGATTTTGTATTGGAAGATGAATACTATGAATTTCATGCCACTTATGGAAGTTTAGATTATACTTCTTATAAAAAAAGCTATGAGACTAGTTTTGATTCACCTAGTTTTTATATCGATTCAGAAAATAGTTGGACAAGAGGCGAACTCACTCTTCCAAAAGCTGGAATTGGTGAAGGAGCGCCTAATCAAAGTGTCTTCTTAAATGATGGCAATTTAACTTTAAATCAGTTGACTTATAATGGCTTAGCTTATGGAGCAAAATGTCTATTGCCTCATGATATTACCGCAGGTTTAAAAAAGTATTCTGTTGAAACGACATTTAGAATCAGTAAAAATAGTGGCTTAGCAAATGAAAAGGCTAATGCTGGTGATGCTGGTTTTGGTATTATGGTCGGTTATAACAAAGATACTGGAGCTAACGTTGAAGCGGTTGTTGATCCAATTAGCAAAACTGTTAGAATTGCGGCTATCAATAGCTCTTACGCGAAATCTGGTACTGATGTAAATAAAAGCTTTTCATATAAGATTAATGGTGATCTTAATGATTATCATCGCTTGAAGGCCATTTATAATGGAGAAAAACCTAATGCTTCTGGTCAATTAAAAAATTCTTATATCGAAGTATATTTTGATGATGTTTTATGCTGGTCGACCAAGACTACTACATTGAATAAAAATTGGTTCTATTCTAATCAAGCTAATGGAGACTATATCGGCTTATGTGCAAATCTATGTGAAGCTGAGATAAAAAGTGTTGTCTTGAAAGATTTTTCGGAAGAAAATACTTTATATAGCTATGATTTTTCTAAACAGAATGGAACATTTGCTGATGGTTGGTCTTATATAAAAAATAGCAATGGTGCTAATGTTGGCCAAGTTGACATCAAAGATGGACATTTAAGTATAAATTCTTATTTTCCAAATCAATCGATTAAAAAGCATCAAGCTATATATTCTCCTTGTGCTGAACTTAAAAATTTTGCTGTTTCATTTGATTTCAATTTTGAAAATTACAGTGGAATTGACAAATATTTTGCATTGATGTTCAGAGGAGAAGAAGCAAGATATAATGCTTTGTTCTTCCGGGCAGAAAATGGTTTGATTCAACTTTATAAACACGGAGAGGAAAATTCGAATTATTCAGCATGGTCCCCATCTTTTGCTATAAAAAGTTATACAGGTGGCTTCGGTAAAGAAAATCATCATATTGAAGCGATTTTAAAAGATAATTATTTCATTGTTAATGTTGATGGCGAAGAAGTTTATTCTAATAACATAGTTTCAAATGTCCTCTATGAAAATGAAGGAAAAATCGGCTTTTTAACTTCAAGTGCTGAAGTTTGTTTTGACAATTTAACAATTTACAATCTTGATGAGGTGAAATGATGAAATTATTAGCTTTACTCTCTGTATTTTTACTCAGTCCTTTGACTTTTAAAGCTCCGATTTATCAAAATTTAAAACTGGAAAAAAGTCAAGATATCATTAAAGATAAGGCAACTTATATTGTTTCTAAACCATTTGATAAAACCATCAATACTTTTGAGACAACTATTGTCTTACCAAAAGACATAATAAGCTCGGAACCATTAGGTGTTATATTTGGGAATTA
This region of Firmicutes bacterium CAG:345 genomic DNA includes:
- a CDS encoding aBC transporter related protein (product inferred by homology to UniProt), whose translation is MKKKSKLFSYFNGLKFQAFLAPFFKLLEAIFELLVPFIVSDIMNVGVENGDTHYIIVRFIVLVVLAFCGLGFALTAQYFSSYVANKYACRLRQGVFEHVQTLSFKDLDTLGNSTILTRMTSDVNQIQSGINMFLRLFLRSPFIVFGALVMALIIDSQIGIVFAVVIPILFLVVFLIMRFTLPRYNKIQLSLDNLTKETRENLTGVRVIRAFTGEENQISDFEKKNQHFTSLQFAVSKISSLMNPLTVAIINIGVISILYFGGIKVNTGSLTSGEVFALYNYITYILVELIKFANLIINISKSIACSKRINALFEVEPSLKFKEHVKINDDYLTFDNVSFKYNKDGKEAIKNVSFKVEKNQTIGIIGGTGAGKSTLINLLCHSYDLNEGEIIYKGYPLSSYSLEEIRTNIGLVPQKAVLFEGTIRSNLLWGKKDASEEEIQKALEISQSEDVIKHKAKGLDEPVEQNGRNFSGGQKQRLTIARALVKNPEILILDDSSSDLDFKTDKDLRMKFKEIKNMTIFLISQRTSSLTNCDKILVLDHGELVAQGTHEELLKNCKLYQDIHYCQFEREETK
- a CDS encoding xenobiotic-transporting ATPase (product inferred by homology to UniProt): MKKSNLSFLMGYLKKHIALLIISIICSLLASLLTLYIPYVVGQSIDVLKLGQDQVDMQKILFNCLLILISAIIIAISQYFSGVINTKICYNITRDLRRDLNGKIHRLPLKYLDNQPVGQIVNRVISDVEIISDGLIMGFNQLFSSVITIIACLVIMFVMNYKIAAVVVIFTPLSIFVARFISKSTFNLFKKQSTIKASQTGFINEMITNEKIVQSFQMEKENNGVMKKYNDELENIGIKAVFFSSIANPSTRFINAIIYAGVALTGALLCLGPDPITIGVLSSFLFYVNHYTKPFNEITEVIAELQNSFATTSRVKELLEEEEEVKEGDIILEKAEGDMDIEHVNFQYTPEVPLIVDFNLSVKKGTKVAIVGPTGCGKTTLINLLMRFYDPQKGEIKIDEKNLKDITRHSLRDNYGMVLQETWLKETSIKENVKMGKEDATDEEVIEALTECHCMKFVNQLEKGIDTIIKEDGGGLSQGQKQLLCVSRIMLTKPPLLILDEATSSIDTRTEIKIQEAFNQLMEGKTSFIVAHRLSTIKNADIILVMNNGNIIEMGNHEALLEKKGFYYNLYNSQFKLS
- a CDS encoding putative uncharacterized protein (product inferred by homology to UniProt); translation: MVNKFLKILLLTTTITPLLAFNYVSRDKQNIQHQYLLNFEANGGSEVSPLIYINEDTTFKMPTTKKYGYTFGGWYFDNDTFEKPFYVGSSIIDENTTLYAKWVLKTVKVYLDTFYEDEFEPLIYNVGDTFHLSSLPEVVKNKKTNGLSFSFKNWVRGDEKEVVDDFVLEDEYYEFHATYGSLDYTSYKKSYETSFDSPSFYIDSENSWTRGELTLPKAGIGEGAPNQSVFLNDGNLTLNQLTYNGLAYGAKCLLPHDITAGLKKYSVETTFRISKNSGLANEKANAGDAGFGIMVGYNKDTGANVEAVVDPISKTVRIAAINSSYAKSGTDVNKSFSYKINGDLNDYHRLKAIYNGEKPNASGQLKNSYIEVYFDDVLCWSTKTTTLNKNWFYSNQANGDYIGLCANLCEAEIKSVVLKDFSEENTLYSYDFSKQNGTFADGWSYIKNSNGANVGQVDIKDGHLSINSYFPNQSIKKHQAIYSPCAELKNFAVSFDFNFENYSGIDKYFALMFRGEEARYNALFFRAENGLIQLYKHGEENSNYSAWSPSFAIKSYTGGFGKENHHIEAILKDNYFIVNVDGEEVYSNNIVSNVLYENEGKIGFLTSSAEVCFDNLTIYNLDEVK